The genome window CTCTTCTTCCTGTTCTGATCGTTGGTGCAGGGCCTGTTGGCCTCGTTCTCTCTGTCCTTCTCACCAAATTTGGTATCTTCTTTAACCtaaaagtttctttcttttttcattataaACCAAAGTAAATAGAGcacattttcaacttttatgagGTTCATTTACATGGAACTTGTCTAATTGTTTATAGTGCTTTTATACGTTAATTCACCTTTTCCATTTGTTAATCGATTTTTAGGTCGATCAATGCAactcattatgaatttttttttccttttaatatgtttaaagtATGTAGCTAGTGACTAGTGATGCCTTGTAGGGATAAAATGCACGGTTTTGGAGAAAAACAAGGGGTTTTCAAAGCACCCACAAGCTCATTTTATCAATAATCGAACTATGGAGGTTGGTTTTATTTCTCTATGGAAGATTTGAGTGTAATATGTTTAGTGGAGGTATATTGAGCTTAATAGTAACTGTTCATTGTTAGGTGTTTCGGAAATTGGATGGATTAGCAGAGGAGATTCAAAGGTCACAACCACCTGTAGATTTATGGAGAAAATTCATATATTGTACTTCACTAACTGGCTCTATCCTAGGTTCAGTGGACCATATGCATCCTCAAGGTTCGATTCGATTGACTccatagtttttatatattgtaGGCTTGCTAGTTGCTGATTCCAGCTCAGCTCCATTAGTTTTAacactttttcttaaatttcatgcatgttttattactattttaatggAATAGTTGTCTAAAGACTATTCTGCATCCATTGtcagattttgaaaaaattgttaGTCCAATCTCTGTTGCACACTTCTCGCAATACAAGTTAACTAGGTTACTTGTTAAACTGTTGGAGAATCTTGGTTTCGGTATTCACACGTTAGAAGGTCCTGACAGCCTTGATCATGAGCCACTCAGGGGAGGGGAAATCTTGATGGGGTATGAGTGTGTCTCCTTTGACACAACTGATGAATGTGTTACTGCAACTGTTTCCTTTTCCAAGGAAGGTAAGTTGTTGACAAGAAAAATTCAATCTAAAATTCTTATTGGCGCTGATGGTGCTGGAAGTATGGTACGGAAGCTCGTTGGAATAGATTTGAAAGGCGAAAAAGACTTGCAAAAGCTTGTGAGTGTTCATTTCTGGAGCAAAGACCTTGGAAGATACCTGCTTAATGAGAGGCCTGGGATGCTATTCTTCATTTTCAACACCGAAGTTATTGGGGTTCTTGTTGCTCATGATCTTACTCAAGGGGAATTTGTATTACAGGTATTATAGGATTTAGGAAATATTCAGTATCTCTGTTACTTTAAAATGCACTATATACTGAATATGTTTTATTGATCATCATCTTGCAGATCCCGTTCTATCCTCCTCAACAGAACCTGGAAGATTTCAGCCCAGAGGTATTTCTTTTCACCTTAGATTTGGAGAATACCAGTTGAATGAAGAATAGCTTACATTTAAGGGGCACTGGCTAGTTCCGCCAATTTAGGTCATTGGGACTGGAAATGTAATAAGCTatagaaaactaaaaagtaaTGTATCTCGTTGTAGTATAATTTTCTCTGGTAGTTATCACTTATCAGGTGATTTAGGCCTTATGGGATATGCTTACATGGACATCTTGATTAAATTAAGTGCATGGCTGACTTGATAAGATACAATGCGTAAATAACAGCCACTTCACAAACTTTGATAgcaatttctttgaagtttgcaaCTTTTTGTAGATATGCAAGAAGTTAATACTCAAATTGGTTGGTCAAGAGCTTTCAGATATAGATGTGATTGACATTAAGCCATGGGTGATGCATGCTGAAGTTGCTGACAGATTTGTTTGTGGCAATAATCAAATAATGCTCTGTGGAGATGCTGCCCACCGTTTCCCTCCTGCTGGTGGTTTTGGTGAGTAGCACTCATTTATGCTGACCAGAAAAATCTGCATATCTATCATTCAGGATTGGCATTTTTTCTCACCTGCAGCTGGCTACTCTATaacattgattatgaaataatCTCTCTCTTTTTCCTGGTTGAATGGAGGGAGTAAACAGAAAGAACCTGTTAAGGTGATGGCTTTTAGTGTAGCACAATCTCCGCGTGTTATAAAATAGTTGTATCACAAATAATACTTATTAGGTTTGGTAAAGTGATGTCCCCTTGCATGCTAGTTATGGCATGGAAAGAACTATTTATAGGATTTCAACATGGACTCTGCAGGGATGAATACAGGAATCCAGGATGCTCATAACCTGGCTTGGAAAATTGCTTCTCTACTGAACGGTGTTGCACCAACTTCCATACTTGCCACATATGAAACAGAACGTAAGCCGGTATTGCTTCAGCCTTCTTAGcttttcttctcattttattttatttgcaagTTCATTGATCATTGACTTccatgtttattgcattgtcaGATTGCTGTTTTCAATACAGCTCTTAGTGTTCAGAACTTCAGAGCAGCAATGGCAGTTCCTGCAACTCTTGGTCTTGATCCAACTGTTGCAAATTCCGGTAAATTAATGTAGCTATTGCGCTGAAAATCCAATTGTTTATCTTGAGCCGTTGCATATCTTTTGAGGGTAGATATTTCGGTGTCAGCTCACCAGTAATCATTGTTCTTTTTGCTTGTGATGCAGTTCATCAAGTTATTAATAAGGGGTTTGGTTATATTTTACCATCTGACATGCAGAAGGCCATTTTGGATGGAATTTTCTCAATTGGCCGTTCACAACTTTCagagtttattttaaatgaaaataaccCACTTGGGTCATCAAGGCTTGCTAAACTAAGGCATATTTTTGAAGAAGGAAAGAGCCTTCAACTCCAATTTCCTGCTGAGGATCTTGGATTTAGGTAtcaatattgttttataaaattaattgaaactTACAACTATCATAGTAGATGGAATTAAACAATTTCTGAGATTTTTATTACCATATTAATCTTTTAAAGAATGGGTATAGTGTCTCTCTTAATCCATGCATGGGTGTCAGATACCTTGAAGGAGCACTTGTTCCAGATGGTGACGATGTTGTGCCTGCTCCAGAGTTGCCAACTGGTCGTAGAAGGGATTATGTTCCCTGTGCAGATCCAGGGTCAAGGCTACCCCATATGAATGTTAAGGTTTTATCAAATTTTCCAAGTGAGGTATATATTCTCACTATGCTCATTTTGGTTTTTgccttttcttgttttcttcttttgcttatatttgcttgttaagttggaGTTGCTTATTGTGATCTTATCTTGACACTGAGACATAACACAAAGCCCATCTCTCCATCATCCATATAGAAGTATTCTATAAAATCCTATACAAAATTCTCGTAAGTCAAATTtgcatatgaaaataaatagaaacttCCATTATGTTTACACTTTTAAATAAAGTAGTAATGTTCAATACTAGAGTAGATTCTAAGTTCATCTGAGGGCTCCTGCATTCTAGATTTTTGAGCTCAGGTTATTTGTACAAGTACAGGAAGGAATGAACAGCCACATTCAGTAAATATACACACACATCAGATCAAGCCTCATTTCAGGGTATCATATAAAATCATCCGATAACATTAATCGATCAATAAGACATGTATGCTAACTGttaaagaataattattatCTCAGTAGGGAATTTCATAAGTTCTTAAATCATTGGAAAACATGTGTAATTCTTCAAATATCATATCAAGCAAATCATGTATTCAGTATTTGGTCTTTAAAACTCATAAATCTTCATAACTTCTAGCTACTATCACTGTTATAACCCGTGGCCAGAGCTATAGCAACAATATCATTCTCATTATTACTACTGACTATTATAATCCCTTAGAGGAGTTTGTGATAGGGAGTCTTTTGTTATTGTTTAAAGGTCAATATAGAAGAGTAGAATTGATCCCTAAGAACAGGGATAATTACACTAAAAGTAGTTCTGTCTTCTATGGTTTTGCTAATGGGTTATCGTAGTTAGCACATGACCTTGGTAATTCACCACAAAAGATGAAGCTTTATGAGTTGTAAAGAATCTATGATTTGCTTGGTATGATAAATTGTTGGTGAATAATCCATGTTTTTCATTGATTTATGAACTTCGAAGCATGATTGCTGGATGATTTCAAAGCATGCTGCAATTTTGTTTTTAGCTAATTGGCTTAAAATTATTGCAGGAAACCATTTCTACACTAGATCTTGTATCTGAAAACAAAGTCGAGTTCCTTCTTATTATAGCACCAATGGAGGAGTCTTATAATCTTGCTCAAGCTGCCTTTAAGGTTGCCGAGGAATATAAAGTTTCGACCAAGGTATGCGTACTATGGCCAGCTGATACTGTTACCAGAGTTCAGCCTGGGAGCAAAGCAAAATTAGCACCTTGGAAGAATTACATAGATGTTATAGAGGTCAAAAGGTCATTGGATTCATCGTCATGGTGGAGTACTTGTCACATGACGGAGCAAGGGGCCATTCTAGTCAGGCCAGACGAGCACATTGCTTGGCGTTCAAAGTCAAGAGCTGTTGGGGATCTTTATTCAAAGATGAAAATAGTTTTTTCTACTGTTTTAGGTTTCGAGTCAATGAACAGTTGAAGACTCCAAGACTTGGAATACCGGTCAGTTGTATTgcttcatgaaaataaaatacctcagctagaatattctttattatttataggGTTTAGAGCTTATTTTGCTTGTGGCAACTCTAATGTAATAGTGCTGCAATGGATCTACCCTTTGCTTCATCTGTTTTAATATTATGAGGGTACCTGCAGGTACATTTCCTTAAGAAAATCAAAGCTCAATCACACTTGAGTATCAGTCGAGTCCAGCATTGGAATACTTGAATTCAGTTTTGCTTGAACTCGAATTCAAATGTTTTTCAAGCTGAACTTGAGTAGCTTGCAAGTAAAATAATCTCATTTCCATCATTAAAACTGTTGAAAGCTTCTGATTTTCATTTCCCACTGCCATTGCTCATCATTTACGACTGAACCACAGGTCCCAAATTAACAAATAAGTTGATGTTCCAGTAAAATAACCACGCTAAAAATTGGTCAAGAATGAAAAAGGCTAGTGCTAGAACCCTAGAACTGATAGAGATATACGGCAGAAACAATTTACATTTGATCAGATTTAGCAAGTCCCAGGGTTTCCATTTACATGTAACAAGCTATCATCATTAGACCACacaaatcatttaaaagttgCAACTGCTACTggttaaatgaattaaaactcCTAAGTAACAACATGCTTTTATAAGCACCTGAAAGCTTAGCAT of Gossypium raimondii isolate GPD5lz chromosome 3, ASM2569854v1, whole genome shotgun sequence contains these proteins:
- the LOC105794533 gene encoding uncharacterized protein LOC105794533 — encoded protein: MGVSGFIKGFNLLHRTKPRIRLHPYGYIQRRDFSDTKILNSNDSLLPVLIVGAGPVGLVLSVLLTKFGIKCTVLEKNKGFSKHPQAHFINNRTMEVFRKLDGLAEEIQRSQPPVDLWRKFIYCTSLTGSILGSVDHMHPQDFEKIVSPISVAHFSQYKLTRLLVKLLENLGFGIHTLEGPDSLDHEPLRGGEILMGYECVSFDTTDECVTATVSFSKEGKLLTRKIQSKILIGADGAGSMVRKLVGIDLKGEKDLQKLVSVHFWSKDLGRYLLNERPGMLFFIFNTEVIGVLVAHDLTQGEFVLQIPFYPPQQNLEDFSPEICKKLILKLVGQELSDIDVIDIKPWVMHAEVADRFVCGNNQIMLCGDAAHRFPPAGGFGMNTGIQDAHNLAWKIASLLNGVAPTSILATYETERKPIAVFNTALSVQNFRAAMAVPATLGLDPTVANSVHQVINKGFGYILPSDMQKAILDGIFSIGRSQLSEFILNENNPLGSSRLAKLRHIFEEGKSLQLQFPAEDLGFRYLEGALVPDGDDVVPAPELPTGRRRDYVPCADPGSRLPHMNVKVLSNFPSEETISTLDLVSENKVEFLLIIAPMEESYNLAQAAFKVAEEYKVSTKVCVLWPADTVTRVQPGSKAKLAPWKNYIDVIEVKRSLDSSSWWSTCHMTEQGAILVRPDEHIAWRSKSRAVGDLYSKMKIVFSTVLGFESMNS